One segment of Vibrio mimicus DNA contains the following:
- the tatC gene encoding twin-arginine translocase subunit TatC: MSSVEQTQPLISHLLELRNRLLKAVAAVIVVFIGLIYFSNEIYEFVSKPLVERLPAGATMIATDVASPFFTPLKLTLIAAVFVSVPFILYQVWAFVAPGLYKHERRLIFPLLISSSLLFYCGVAFAYFVVFPLVFGFFTAISLGGVEFATDIASYLDFVLALFLAFGIAFEVPVAIILLCWTGTTTPKSLSEKRPYIIVGAFVVGMLLTPPDMISQTLLAIPMCLLFEVGLFFARFYTRDEPDEAQEDE, from the coding sequence ATGTCTTCCGTTGAACAGACCCAGCCTTTGATCAGCCATTTACTGGAGCTGCGTAATCGCCTACTCAAAGCGGTGGCTGCGGTTATTGTGGTGTTTATTGGCCTGATCTATTTCTCAAATGAGATTTACGAGTTTGTCTCAAAACCCTTAGTGGAGCGACTCCCCGCAGGGGCCACGATGATTGCTACCGATGTAGCATCACCATTTTTCACGCCCTTAAAGTTGACCCTGATTGCGGCGGTGTTTGTCTCAGTGCCGTTTATTCTTTATCAGGTTTGGGCATTTGTCGCCCCAGGCTTGTATAAACACGAACGGCGCTTAATCTTCCCGTTGCTGATCTCCAGTTCGCTGCTGTTTTACTGTGGTGTGGCGTTTGCCTACTTTGTGGTGTTTCCACTGGTGTTTGGATTTTTCACCGCGATTTCACTCGGTGGTGTTGAGTTCGCGACCGATATCGCGAGTTATCTCGATTTTGTACTGGCGCTGTTTTTAGCCTTTGGTATCGCGTTTGAAGTGCCGGTGGCGATCATTCTGTTGTGCTGGACGGGCACAACCACGCCTAAGAGTCTATCGGAAAAGCGCCCCTACATTATCGTTGGTGCGTTTGTGGTCGGTATGCTATTGACGCCGCCGGATATGATTTCGCAAACGCTGCTCGCCATACCTATGTGCTTGTTGTTTGAAGTTGGCTTGTTCTTCGCCCGTTTTTATACTCGCGATGAACCCGATGAAGCGCAAGAAGACGAATAA
- the dinF gene encoding MATE family efflux transporter DinF, whose translation MSLIIQTLKQPSVHRQVLALALPMVLSNITVPLLGLVDAAVIGHLEHAWYLGGVALGSTMISVTFWLLGFLRMSTTGLAAQAHGAQNPQQLGRVLLQGSLIALGLAALFLLFHRPVAGLIFHFSGASDEVKTYAQAYFYIRAWSAPAALLNFVLLGWLLGTQNARAPMWMVIITNLTNIVLDLLLVLGLELKVEGAAIASVIADYAGLLFGLLCVVRYWRQHQLPAPFAFISSLTKELSRLVALNRDIFLRSLCLQAVFSFMTFQGAALGDATVAANAVLMSFLMMISYGMDGFAYAMEAMVGKAIGAKDDRQLRSSMIGSTFWATMICLLLSLIFLGLGSDLIQMITNIPSVQTTAEIYLPWLVAMPLVAVWCFLLDGVFIGATKGKEMRNSMAISAVAFFVAYWLSASYGNHALWLAMLSFMALRGVTLGIALATQWRAGTFLQHR comes from the coding sequence GTGTCACTGATTATCCAAACATTGAAACAGCCGAGCGTGCATCGCCAAGTGCTTGCGCTCGCGTTACCTATGGTGCTGTCTAACATTACCGTTCCGCTGCTTGGCTTGGTCGATGCTGCGGTGATTGGCCATCTCGAACACGCTTGGTATTTAGGCGGCGTAGCACTGGGTAGCACTATGATCAGTGTGACGTTCTGGCTGCTCGGCTTTTTACGTATGTCGACAACAGGCTTAGCCGCCCAAGCGCATGGCGCGCAAAATCCACAGCAGCTTGGCCGTGTTTTACTGCAAGGCAGCCTCATTGCTCTGGGTTTAGCCGCGCTGTTTTTGCTGTTTCACCGCCCTGTCGCCGGACTGATTTTTCACTTCAGCGGTGCCAGTGACGAAGTCAAAACCTACGCACAAGCCTATTTCTACATCCGTGCTTGGAGTGCCCCTGCCGCCTTGCTTAACTTTGTCCTGCTTGGCTGGTTACTGGGTACCCAAAATGCCCGCGCCCCGATGTGGATGGTGATCATCACCAACCTCACCAATATTGTGCTCGATCTACTGTTGGTACTTGGGCTTGAACTGAAAGTCGAAGGAGCCGCCATTGCGTCGGTGATCGCCGATTATGCGGGCCTGCTATTTGGTCTGCTGTGTGTGGTTCGCTACTGGCGACAGCATCAGCTTCCAGCGCCCTTCGCTTTCATCTCGTCTCTAACGAAAGAACTCTCCCGATTAGTGGCGCTCAATCGTGACATCTTCCTGCGCTCACTCTGTCTGCAAGCCGTGTTTAGCTTTATGACTTTTCAAGGTGCGGCTCTCGGTGACGCCACTGTAGCGGCAAATGCGGTATTGATGAGCTTTCTGATGATGATTTCCTACGGCATGGATGGATTCGCTTATGCGATGGAAGCCATGGTTGGCAAAGCGATTGGTGCCAAGGATGATCGCCAACTGCGTAGTTCCATGATTGGCAGTACCTTTTGGGCTACCATGATCTGTTTGCTCCTCAGTCTGATCTTCTTAGGCTTGGGATCGGATCTGATCCAGATGATCACTAACATTCCGAGTGTCCAAACAACGGCAGAAATCTATCTACCTTGGCTGGTAGCCATGCCATTGGTGGCGGTGTGGTGTTTTTTATTGGATGGTGTGTTTATCGGCGCGACTAAAGGCAAAGAAATGCGTAACAGTATGGCAATCTCGGCGGTGGCTTTCTTTGTGGCTTACTGGCTCAGTGCAAGCTACGGCAATCATGCACTTTGGCTTGCCATGCTCAGCTTTATGGCACTGCGTGGTGTGACACTTGGCATTGCTTTAGCTACCCAATGGCGCGCTGGCACCTTCTTGCAGCATAGGTGA
- a CDS encoding class I SAM-dependent methyltransferase — protein MRHSDSPKPDQYQVPTNLVQPLWLRSRESLVDNGLVYDPIAANACRRCAFAHDCLTGDIDQKQLLHVTLTQLCDQQVRHFLDTHPDGWIINVGAGLDTRFYRVDNGRCHWIEWDITENLLWREKLFHRSERYQLVCGDVMQPQGLAELPIPEFAPVLLVCEHALLDCDAQQVARFVRSIGLHFAKARACLVVAGDKTSSYLGQKLGCEAYAHGFTCAGDAIMNCLPWAKSVRTFSPFDRHCDRWKFWQRAIARSGIYKTRLTPVVINLDW, from the coding sequence ATGCGTCACTCAGATTCACCTAAGCCAGACCAATACCAAGTCCCCACTAACTTAGTGCAGCCACTTTGGCTGCGCAGTCGAGAAAGCTTGGTGGATAATGGCCTTGTTTACGATCCGATTGCCGCCAATGCCTGTAGGCGTTGTGCGTTTGCGCACGATTGCTTAACGGGGGACATAGATCAAAAGCAGTTACTGCATGTCACGCTAACTCAGCTTTGTGACCAACAAGTGCGTCACTTTCTCGATACCCACCCCGATGGCTGGATTATTAATGTCGGTGCAGGACTCGATACGCGCTTTTATCGGGTGGATAACGGCCGCTGCCACTGGATTGAATGGGATATCACTGAAAACCTGTTATGGCGTGAAAAGCTGTTTCACCGTAGTGAGCGCTATCAACTCGTATGTGGTGATGTGATGCAACCACAAGGGCTCGCGGAACTCCCCATCCCTGAATTCGCTCCTGTACTGTTAGTCTGTGAACACGCTTTACTCGATTGTGATGCACAACAAGTGGCGCGCTTTGTGCGCTCTATCGGGCTGCATTTTGCCAAAGCCCGTGCTTGTCTCGTTGTCGCGGGGGATAAAACCTCCAGTTATTTAGGCCAGAAACTCGGCTGCGAAGCCTATGCCCACGGGTTTACCTGTGCGGGTGATGCCATCATGAATTGTTTGCCGTGGGCGAAATCGGTACGTACCTTTTCCCCATTCGATCGCCACTGTGACCGCTGGAAATTCTGGCAACGCGCCATTGCACGCTCCGGCATTTACAAAACACGCTTAACCCCTGTTGTTATTAACCTAGATTGGTAA
- the lexA gene encoding transcriptional repressor LexA has product MKPLTPRQQEVFDLIKSKIDETGMPPTRAEIAKELGFRSANAAEEHLKALARKQVIEMVPGASRGIRILVDNAANEEEAETGLPLIGRVAAGEPILAQEHVEAHYQVDPSMFRPQADFLLRVHGESMKNIGILDGDLLAVHKTQDVRNGQVVVARVEDDVTVKRLERKGSKVFLHAENEEFAPIEVDLAAQSLTIEGIAVGVIRNSNWM; this is encoded by the coding sequence ATGAAGCCGTTAACTCCACGCCAACAAGAAGTGTTTGATCTGATCAAAAGTAAGATCGATGAAACCGGAATGCCCCCAACCCGCGCCGAAATTGCCAAAGAGCTGGGTTTTCGTTCGGCCAATGCGGCTGAAGAACACCTCAAAGCGCTTGCCCGTAAACAAGTCATTGAGATGGTTCCAGGTGCCTCACGCGGGATCCGAATCCTTGTCGATAATGCCGCGAACGAAGAAGAGGCCGAAACTGGCTTACCTTTGATTGGCCGCGTTGCCGCTGGTGAACCCATTCTCGCTCAAGAACATGTGGAAGCGCATTACCAAGTCGATCCAAGCATGTTCCGCCCACAAGCCGATTTTCTGCTGCGTGTGCATGGCGAGAGTATGAAGAACATCGGTATCCTCGATGGTGACCTCCTAGCCGTTCACAAAACGCAAGATGTACGTAATGGCCAAGTGGTTGTTGCGCGCGTTGAAGATGACGTCACGGTGAAACGTCTTGAGCGCAAAGGCTCCAAAGTTTTTCTGCATGCGGAAAATGAAGAGTTTGCACCAATCGAAGTCGATTTAGCCGCTCAATCCCTCACGATTGAAGGCATTGCGGTTGGCGTAATTCGCAACAGCAACTGGATGTAA
- the plsB gene encoding glycerol-3-phosphate 1-O-acyltransferase PlsB: MSSGHLLSRSLLKLPMSVLVKGTAIPSNPIQDLDIDTQKPVIYALPFRSNVDLLTLQTHAKEAGLPDPLEPLVVNGKAFQRYVFIASRPTLINSDQHVPNDSIALFSELLAEHKLDSELDVQVIPATVLWGRKPGKEGQERPYLQALNGPEKAIAVLASGRDCLVRFSPVVSMRYMADTHGTDASIAHKLARVARIHFSRQKLAASGPNLPQRAQLFARLMNSPAIEKAIADEAKSKQIPLEKARKEAHDILDEIAADFSYSLVKKGDRILGWLWNRIYQGLNINNAATVRRLAQDGHEIVYVPCHRSHMDYLLLSYVLYHEGMVPPHIAAGINLNFFPAGPIFRRGGAFFIRRSFKGAPLYSTIFREYLAELFAKGYSVEYFSEGGRSRTGRLLPAKTGMLAMTIQAMLRGLNRPVTLVPVYIGYEHVMEVGTYAKELRGKRKEKENAGLVLRTLRKLRNFGQGYVNFGEPIPLNQFLNETVPQWTQDIDPMGASKPQWMTPTVNKLATRMMTHINDAAAVNAMTLCATALLASRQRALARDNLIKQVDCYLSLLRNVPYSATSTLPSDSAEKLVEHAESLDKFVVETDTMGDIISLDRNQSILMTYYRNNIIHLLALPSLIAQLLIRQQSVSLEKVQATVAQIYPFLKQELFLRFEEDELNDLVLRYVAELARQGLVTVEGKTVTLNQAQTQVLMLLGRIISETLQRYAIALNLLVSCPHLGKAELEEKSQEVAQRLGRLHGINAPEFFDKGVFASLFVTLQEQGYLDDQGRCVLETAKPLSRQLYALIYPEVRMTIQESLCQVDA, from the coding sequence ATGTCTTCAGGACACCTATTATCCCGTTCACTATTGAAATTACCGATGTCGGTGCTGGTGAAAGGGACGGCGATTCCGTCTAATCCGATCCAAGATCTGGATATCGATACTCAAAAACCGGTTATTTACGCCTTACCGTTTCGCTCAAACGTCGATCTGCTGACGTTGCAAACTCACGCTAAAGAAGCTGGCCTGCCTGACCCGCTAGAACCACTGGTGGTGAATGGCAAAGCTTTCCAACGCTATGTGTTTATTGCCTCACGCCCGACGCTGATCAATAGTGATCAGCATGTGCCGAATGACTCTATTGCGCTGTTTTCTGAGCTGCTGGCTGAACATAAGCTCGACAGTGAGCTGGATGTGCAAGTCATCCCAGCAACAGTATTGTGGGGCCGCAAGCCGGGTAAAGAAGGGCAAGAGAGACCCTATTTGCAAGCCTTGAATGGACCGGAAAAGGCGATTGCGGTACTGGCTTCTGGCCGTGACTGCTTGGTGCGTTTTAGCCCAGTGGTTTCGATGCGGTACATGGCGGATACGCATGGCACCGATGCCTCGATTGCGCACAAATTGGCTCGTGTAGCACGCATTCACTTCTCTCGGCAAAAACTGGCGGCGTCAGGCCCTAATTTGCCGCAGCGGGCACAACTGTTTGCGCGCTTGATGAACTCTCCCGCGATTGAAAAAGCCATTGCGGATGAAGCGAAATCCAAACAGATCCCGCTCGAAAAAGCGCGCAAAGAAGCACACGACATTTTGGATGAGATCGCTGCGGATTTTTCCTATTCGCTCGTGAAAAAAGGTGACCGCATCTTAGGTTGGCTGTGGAATCGCATCTACCAAGGTTTGAACATCAATAACGCGGCGACGGTACGCCGCTTGGCGCAAGATGGCCATGAGATTGTCTACGTGCCTTGTCACCGCAGTCATATGGATTACTTGCTGCTTTCTTATGTGCTGTACCATGAAGGCATGGTGCCTCCGCATATTGCCGCGGGCATAAACCTGAATTTTTTCCCTGCGGGGCCGATTTTCCGTCGCGGTGGTGCGTTTTTCATTCGTCGCAGCTTTAAAGGTGCGCCACTTTATTCAACGATTTTCCGTGAATACCTCGCTGAGCTGTTTGCGAAAGGCTATTCGGTGGAATACTTCAGTGAAGGTGGCCGTTCGCGTACTGGCCGCTTGCTGCCAGCGAAAACGGGCATGTTGGCGATGACCATTCAAGCCATGTTGCGTGGCCTGAATCGTCCAGTGACTTTGGTTCCTGTCTACATCGGCTATGAGCATGTGATGGAAGTGGGTACTTACGCCAAAGAGCTACGCGGTAAACGTAAAGAGAAAGAGAATGCCGGCTTAGTGCTACGTACGTTGCGTAAGCTGCGCAACTTTGGTCAAGGTTACGTGAATTTCGGTGAGCCGATCCCACTCAACCAGTTCTTGAATGAAACTGTACCGCAATGGACGCAAGATATTGACCCGATGGGCGCAAGCAAACCGCAATGGATGACGCCAACGGTGAATAAGCTCGCGACCCGTATGATGACGCACATCAACGATGCCGCGGCAGTGAATGCGATGACCTTGTGTGCAACAGCGTTGCTGGCTTCTCGTCAGCGTGCCTTGGCGCGTGACAACCTGATTAAGCAGGTCGATTGCTACTTATCACTGCTGCGTAATGTGCCGTATTCTGCGACTTCAACGCTGCCAAGTGATAGCGCAGAAAAGCTGGTTGAACATGCGGAGTCGCTAGATAAGTTTGTGGTGGAAACCGATACCATGGGCGACATTATTTCGCTGGATCGCAACCAATCGATCCTAATGACTTACTATCGCAACAACATTATCCATTTGTTGGCGCTGCCATCGCTGATCGCTCAATTGTTGATTCGTCAACAAAGCGTATCGTTGGAAAAGGTGCAAGCGACCGTCGCACAAATCTATCCTTTCCTGAAACAAGAGCTATTTTTACGTTTTGAGGAAGACGAACTCAACGATCTGGTACTGCGTTATGTGGCGGAGCTAGCACGCCAAGGTTTGGTCACGGTGGAAGGGAAAACAGTCACCCTGAATCAAGCGCAAACTCAAGTACTGATGCTGCTGGGGCGCATTATCTCTGAAACGCTGCAGCGTTATGCGATTGCGCTGAACCTGCTGGTGAGCTGCCCACATTTGGGCAAAGCTGAGCTGGAAGAGAAGAGTCAGGAAGTGGCGCAGCGTCTTGGCCGTTTGCACGGTATTAATGCACCTGAGTTTTTTGATAAAGGGGTATTTGCTTCGCTGTTCGTGACGCTACAAGAGCAGGGATATCTCGATGATCAAGGCCGCTGCGTATTAGAAACGGCGAAGCCGCTGTCTCGTCAGCTTTATGCGCTGATCTACCCAGAAGTGCGCATGACGATTCAAGAAAGCTTGTGTCAGGTTGACGCGTAA
- the ubiA gene encoding 4-hydroxybenzoate octaprenyltransferase, with amino-acid sequence MTAVKARAYWQLMRMDRPIGSLLLLWPTLWALLLAAQGLPDVRVLVVFVLGVFLMRSAGCVINDFADRHVDGHVKRTSQRPLPAGLVSAKEALLLFVVLAVTAFLLVLTMNTLTIQLSFVGILLAFIYPFMKRFTHLPQLVLGLAFSWSIPMAWSAQADALPLQVWVLFLINALWTVAYDTQYAMVDRDDDVKIGIKSTAILFGRWDKRIIGLLQLATLGLLVALGQGLELSASYYWSLLVAAGLFAYQQHLIRYRERMPCFQAFLNNNYVGMAITAGILLSVL; translated from the coding sequence ATGACCGCTGTAAAAGCGCGTGCTTACTGGCAACTGATGCGCATGGATCGACCGATTGGCTCCCTACTTTTACTTTGGCCTACCCTGTGGGCGCTGCTTTTAGCCGCTCAAGGCTTGCCGGATGTCCGCGTATTAGTTGTGTTTGTACTAGGCGTATTCTTAATGCGCTCCGCCGGTTGTGTCATCAACGATTTCGCTGATCGCCATGTCGATGGCCATGTGAAACGCACCAGCCAACGCCCACTGCCTGCCGGGTTAGTTTCAGCAAAAGAAGCGTTACTGCTGTTTGTCGTCCTTGCAGTCACGGCTTTCTTGCTGGTGCTAACTATGAATACCCTCACTATCCAGCTTTCTTTTGTCGGTATTTTATTAGCCTTTATCTACCCATTTATGAAGCGCTTTACCCACCTACCTCAATTAGTGTTGGGGTTGGCGTTCAGCTGGTCAATTCCTATGGCTTGGTCAGCTCAAGCGGATGCACTACCACTACAAGTTTGGGTACTCTTTCTGATTAATGCCCTGTGGACGGTTGCTTACGATACGCAATACGCGATGGTTGATCGAGATGATGATGTGAAGATTGGCATTAAATCCACCGCGATCTTATTTGGCCGTTGGGATAAGCGCATCATCGGTCTGCTGCAGTTGGCCACCTTGGGGTTACTGGTCGCTTTAGGTCAAGGTTTAGAACTTAGCGCAAGCTACTACTGGAGTCTGTTAGTCGCAGCCGGACTGTTTGCCTATCAGCAACATTTGATCCGTTATCGTGAGCGCATGCCTTGTTTTCAGGCGTTTCTGAATAACAACTATGTTGGGATGGCCATCACCGCAGGCATTCTGCTCAGTGTCTTGTAA
- a CDS encoding chorismate lyase has product MNQLTSLYLAVLNQVTWQQPDDIEFPAPLAQRWLLEQGSLSRLMATHCEQLTVDLLSNQMMPTDSLNQDELQLLQPEEYLLRQVVIRGDQQPWVFGHTLIPRSSMQQQQYDLTQQGQIPLGLTVFSADNVKRDALQVGWVATEWGRLLARRSRLWMNHKPMLVTELFLATSPIYSKERV; this is encoded by the coding sequence ATGAATCAATTAACTTCGCTCTATTTAGCCGTTCTTAATCAGGTAACTTGGCAACAGCCTGATGATATTGAGTTTCCAGCCCCTTTAGCCCAGCGCTGGCTGCTTGAACAAGGCTCACTATCACGTTTAATGGCAACCCATTGTGAACAACTTACGGTCGATCTCCTGAGCAACCAAATGATGCCAACCGACTCGCTAAACCAGGATGAATTACAATTACTTCAACCAGAGGAGTATCTTCTACGCCAAGTGGTCATTCGTGGAGACCAACAACCTTGGGTATTCGGCCACACCTTAATTCCTCGCTCATCCATGCAGCAACAACAATACGATTTAACGCAACAAGGGCAAATTCCACTAGGACTCACCGTATTTAGTGCGGATAATGTCAAGCGAGATGCACTGCAAGTAGGTTGGGTTGCAACAGAATGGGGACGACTACTCGCTCGTCGGTCTCGATTATGGATGAATCATAAACCCATGTTGGTCACTGAGCTGTTTCTCGCCACATCCCCGATTTACTCTAAGGAGAGAGTGTAA
- a CDS encoding flagellar basal body-associated protein FliL — MLKRYVVQIMLALSLMLSFASHAEDPPAVPQLAYFTLEPDLTTNFFTKGNKLGYIQVRIDIMVANAADLPVVEQHQPLIRDAVVELLGKQTEDTIKSLAGREDLRKSLVNRLNNILLPEVGRTVIADLLFTKYIYQ, encoded by the coding sequence ATGCTAAAACGTTATGTCGTCCAAATAATGCTCGCTTTGAGCTTAATGCTGTCTTTTGCCAGCCATGCCGAAGATCCACCGGCTGTGCCTCAGTTGGCTTATTTCACTTTAGAGCCCGATCTCACGACCAATTTTTTTACCAAAGGTAACAAACTGGGTTATATCCAAGTACGCATCGATATTATGGTGGCGAATGCGGCAGATTTGCCAGTGGTGGAACAGCATCAACCTTTGATTCGTGATGCTGTAGTAGAACTGCTGGGTAAACAAACTGAAGACACCATCAAATCTTTAGCGGGACGTGAAGATTTGCGTAAGTCACTGGTTAATCGCCTCAACAATATTTTGTTGCCTGAAGTCGGCCGTACTGTGATCGCAGATTTACTGTTTACTAAGTATATCTACCAATAG
- the glpG gene encoding rhomboid family intramembrane serine protease GlpG has protein sequence MHLLTTLNNPRAAQAFIDYMAAHQIEIKMMPDASGQFTLWVPNDQHIDIAQVELQAFLQKPYDQKYQAASWEVADQKRPQFHYASPNLLSLIKAKAGAFTLLIMALCIAIFALQTFAAGEAIFAALHFPAQASEQWQIWRWVSHALLHFSVMHIAFNLLWWWQFGGDIEQRLGTVKLVKLFIISAIISGAGQYWVEGANFGGLSGVVYALAGYLWILGQRAPQLGLSLPRSLMGFMLIWLALGYVQPFMAIANTAHLAGLISGIVLAWMDSKRYQQA, from the coding sequence ATGCACTTACTGACCACTTTAAACAATCCGCGAGCAGCTCAAGCTTTTATTGATTACATGGCCGCTCATCAGATCGAAATTAAAATGATGCCGGATGCCAGTGGTCAGTTCACCCTTTGGGTACCGAATGATCAACATATCGATATTGCACAAGTTGAGCTGCAGGCGTTTTTACAAAAACCTTATGATCAGAAGTATCAAGCTGCATCATGGGAAGTCGCCGATCAAAAACGGCCCCAATTTCATTACGCCTCTCCCAACTTACTCAGCCTCATCAAAGCTAAAGCGGGTGCCTTTACACTGCTGATCATGGCGCTATGTATTGCCATTTTCGCTCTACAGACCTTTGCCGCTGGTGAAGCCATTTTTGCAGCCTTGCACTTTCCCGCTCAGGCTAGTGAGCAGTGGCAAATTTGGCGCTGGGTAAGCCATGCTTTACTGCATTTTTCAGTCATGCACATTGCTTTTAACTTACTCTGGTGGTGGCAGTTTGGTGGTGACATTGAACAACGTCTCGGCACTGTAAAATTGGTAAAACTATTCATTATTTCAGCCATCATCTCCGGTGCGGGACAATACTGGGTGGAAGGCGCAAATTTTGGGGGCCTATCTGGCGTGGTTTACGCTTTAGCGGGATATTTGTGGATTCTTGGCCAACGCGCGCCACAACTCGGGCTGTCGCTCCCGAGATCATTAATGGGTTTTATGCTGATTTGGTTGGCGCTGGGTTATGTTCAACCGTTTATGGCGATTGCCAACACCGCACATTTAGCGGGCTTAATCAGTGGCATCGTTCTAGCTTGGATGGATAGCAAGCGCTACCAACAGGCATAA
- the glpE gene encoding thiosulfate sulfurtransferase GlpE, whose product MDQFSHIDVNAAQRLMEQKQARLVDIRDPQSFQVAHAREAFHLTNQSMTQFMEQVDFDNPVLVMCYHGISSQGAAQYLVNQGFEEVYSVDGGFDAWQRANLPIEAS is encoded by the coding sequence ATGGACCAATTTTCACACATCGATGTTAATGCTGCACAACGCCTGATGGAGCAAAAACAAGCTCGTTTAGTCGACATTCGCGACCCACAATCCTTTCAAGTTGCCCATGCCCGAGAGGCGTTTCATCTCACTAATCAATCTATGACGCAATTTATGGAACAGGTCGATTTTGATAACCCCGTTTTAGTGATGTGTTACCACGGGATCAGCAGCCAAGGTGCGGCCCAATATCTGGTTAACCAAGGATTTGAAGAGGTGTATAGTGTGGATGGCGGCTTTGACGCTTGGCAACGTGCCAACCTTCCCATTGAAGCGAGTTAA
- a CDS encoding TatD family hydrolase, with the protein MIDTHAHVYACEFDHDRDEVIARARQAGIEKILMPNIDLNSIEPMLATEKAYPDLCHSMMGLHPCYVDANVKQTLTTIYDWFSRHSFIAVGEIGIDLYWDKTFKAEQEMAFLTQLNWAKELDLPVVIHTRDSLNETLALLKQAQDGSLHGVFHCFGGTLDEAKAINDLGFHLGLGGVSTFKNSGMDQVIPELDLNYVILETDCPYLAPVPHRGKRNEPQFTSLICEKISQLHSLTFGEVSTITTNNANSLFKLYK; encoded by the coding sequence ATGATAGATACCCATGCTCATGTTTATGCCTGTGAATTTGACCATGACCGCGATGAAGTGATTGCTCGAGCCAGACAAGCGGGTATTGAAAAAATTCTCATGCCGAATATCGACCTTAATTCGATTGAGCCAATGCTAGCAACAGAAAAGGCTTACCCCGATCTTTGTCATTCAATGATGGGCTTACACCCTTGTTATGTCGATGCCAATGTAAAGCAAACCTTGACCACGATTTACGATTGGTTTTCTCGTCACTCTTTTATCGCCGTGGGCGAAATCGGTATCGATCTGTATTGGGATAAAACCTTTAAAGCCGAACAAGAAATGGCGTTTTTAACCCAACTCAACTGGGCAAAAGAACTGGATTTACCCGTGGTCATTCACACCAGAGATTCGCTCAACGAGACATTAGCATTATTGAAGCAAGCCCAAGATGGCAGCTTACACGGTGTTTTTCACTGCTTTGGCGGCACGCTCGATGAGGCAAAAGCGATCAATGATCTCGGCTTTCATCTTGGGCTAGGTGGTGTGAGCACATTTAAAAATAGCGGAATGGATCAGGTGATCCCAGAGCTCGATCTTAATTACGTCATTTTAGAAACGGACTGCCCTTATTTAGCGCCAGTCCCACATCGTGGAAAACGCAATGAGCCTCAGTTTACTAGTCTCATTTGCGAGAAAATTTCTCAGCTCCATTCACTCACTTTCGGCGAGGTTAGCACTATCACCACAAATAACGCTAACTCACTGTTTAAGCTATATAAATAA